Genomic DNA from Zonotrichia leucophrys gambelii isolate GWCS_2022_RI chromosome 23, RI_Zleu_2.0, whole genome shotgun sequence:
TGGTcaggggtccctgaggggatggggggtccctgaggggatgGGGGGTCCCTGAACAGTGCTGGGGGTCCCTGAACAGTGCTGGGGGTCCCTGAACAGTGCTGGGCATCCCTGAAGGGTGCTGAGGAGATGCCAGGTCTTGCTCCTTGCTAAGTATTTACTGTTCATTCTTTCCCAGCATTAAAATCCACTAAAAGCCTTAGTCTTGTATTTGCTTCTAAATCCAAGGGATGGTGACAGAGGGCTCCTCACAGCGTGGTTTTCCAGTGCCTTGCTACTGGGATTGCAGTGGGGTTGGGAAATATCTCATTTATTCCTTTGCCATCCCAAcaattccttttctcctttcagatACGTGGTCCTGACCACCAAGCACCACGAGGGCTTCACCAACTGGGGGTCACCAGTGTCCTGGAACTGGAATTCTGTGGATACAGGGCCCCACCGGGACCtggtgggagagctgggagaggccctCAGGGagaggtgaggccctggcagggagctctgctctgagagcagtgaatgctcctggctctgcttgaCAAACAGCAGAAAACCCTGTGAAAAATGGAGTGCTTGcaaatgatgaaaaataataaagccAGTAATTTAATTTCCACTTATTTCTAATCCCCACTGAAGCCTAACTCTCCCCTCTGTGTTTTGTCCTTCAGCAACCTCCGTTATGGGCTGTATCACTCCCTGATGGAGTGGTTTAACCCTCTCTACCTCGCTGACAAACAAAATGACTTCAAGACCCAGagctttgttttaaagaagaCGATGCCAGAACTTTATGATCTTGTCTTAAAGTAAGAGCCACAACCAGCTCAGAGTCACCAGCATTTCCTGGTTTCAGTTCTGTAGAGAAAGGTGCAAAGTGGGTGCAAAGAAGAGAAATGTTGATTTTTGATGAGGCAAATTCTCTTTGCTAAGCAGTAATGATTTGTGGTAATTAGAAAAGTGGTTCAGTTTTAACCTGTGGAAAGTCTAATCTGTAGAATAAGGCAGGGACAACTTTTCCTGCAAAAGCAATTCCCTTTAATCCTGTCTTTGTGCAGGGTGGCTGGAAGTGGAACAAACTGTTCAGTGTTTAGTAGAATAGAAAAGTGATTTCACTGGGAATTTTCATCCTTGTCTTGCTTCCCCTTGCTGACAAAACTGAAAGGCTTGGGTTTGTGGGTCATTGTGCCAACTCAAGAATGTGCACTTTGAGGTGCCAAATTCTGGTTGTTTTGGAAGAACTGCACCCTCTCTTGAGCTGTGGATCAACACCTTGTTCTTTGCTGCTGCAAGAACCTCCCTTAGAGCTTTGTGGgaagcagaaaatgaagcaaaaccCTCCTGGTGATGGCAGGcagtgggaagggaaagaaacagaGCGTGGCAGGAGCAGATGAGCCTTTATGAAACAACTTCTGTCTCTCTTAGATACAAACCAGACCTGATCTGGTCGGATGGGGACTGGGAAGCTCCAGATTCCTACTGGAATTCCACCTCTTTCCTTGCCTGGCTCTACAACGACAGCCCTGTCAAGGTACCAgtgcctgctgcccctcctggctctgggtgggtgtgggagggcaggaggctgtggggtgtgggaTCAAACCAGAAACCTCCTGCACATTTGATGTGTTTTGTTCTCTGACAAAAAGAGAaccttggctgtgctgctgggacagctccaaCCTTTGATGAACACTCAGCTttgctgcctcagctcctgcctgagcagagggagggatTCAGCCTTCTCAGGAGGGTTTCCATTACACTGGGAGTTTGTGGTGCTTCCTCAgggggtggctgccagctgGACAGCCCAAGAACAAAAGGATCTGTGCCCTgagctgttttccttctctcaggACACCGTGGTTGTCAATGACCGCTGGGgtcggggctgctcctgccgcCACGGGGGTTTCTACAACTGTGCTGACAAGTTCAGGCCGGGCACGCTGCCCGAGCACAAGTGGGAGATGTGCTCCTCCCTGgacagcctctcctggggctaCCGCAGCAACATGAGCCTGCCCGAGGTGATGGATGAAACCAGCATGATCGAGGTGAGAAACCTGacctgagcagcctggggggATTGCTGGGAGGGAGGGGCTTCTGGGTAAAACTGCTGcgtttctgtgtttctgtgtgtctgAGGTGAAGATAATGTTATCTTGCTTTATCTGCCGCAGGAGCTGGTGCAGACTGTGAGTTTGGGTGGCAACTACCTCCTCAATGTGGGGCCTACAAAAGAAGGGGTGATTGTCCCCATCTTCCAAGAGAGACTCCTGGCCCTTGGGAGGTGGCTGGGCACCAATGGGGAGGCAATTTATGAGTCCCAGCCTTGGAGGGTACAGATGGAGAACACCACAGACACTGTCTGGTGAGGGCCCTGCTGCTCAGACCAGCTgagctgattttatttcttaccTTTTCCTAAATTTGGAGTTGGGGGCAGTGCGTGACCCCTGTGTGGTGACAGTGGGCAGAATTGTGTTCTTGTTCTGTCTGGAAAGGCGAGGTTTGTGCCCTTCCCCTGCTGAAGTCCTGCTCTCCCAGGTACACCTCCAAAGGACCCGTGGTCTTTGCCATCTTCCTGCTCTGGCCTCGGGACAATGTCCTGCACCTGTCCTCACCCATT
This window encodes:
- the FUCA1 gene encoding tissue alpha-L-fucosidase isoform X1, whose product is MAALALLGVAAALGPGLAAPRYRPDWASLDARPLPAWYDRAKVGVFVHWGVFSVPAWGSEWFWWHWQGQHDAAYESFVRRRFPPGTTYAEFAPHFTAYDFQPRQWAQLFQRAGARYVVLTTKHHEGFTNWGSPVSWNWNSVDTGPHRDLVGELGEALRESNLRYGLYHSLMEWFNPLYLADKQNDFKTQSFVLKKTMPELYDLVLKYKPDLIWSDGDWEAPDSYWNSTSFLAWLYNDSPVKDTVVVNDRWGRGCSCRHGGFYNCADKFRPGTLPEHKWEMCSSLDSLSWGYRSNMSLPEVMDETSMIEELVQTVSLGGNYLLNVGPTKEGVIVPIFQERLLALGRWLGTNGEAIYESQPWRVQMENTTDTVWRGLCPSPAEVLLSQVHLQRTRGLCHLPALASGQCPAPVLTHCIPRHTGDTAGLCWHSGVAAPARGRDAHNPALHAPISPPSPVWLGGEARGGEVMPVGGSQHLPVPFFLIEAKRNFLFHIEYIIFHLRESLLQSLLHCVTSVLVGTAVISCFHDE
- the FUCA1 gene encoding tissue alpha-L-fucosidase isoform X2, whose translation is MAALALLGVAAALGPGLAAPRYRPDWASLDARPLPAWYDRAKVGVFVHWGVFSVPAWGSEWFWWHWQGQHDAAYESFVRRRFPPGTTYAEFAPHFTAYDFQPRQWAQLFQRAGARYVVLTTKHHEGFTNWGSPVSWNWNSVDTGPHRDLVGELGEALRESNLRYGLYHSLMEWFNPLYLADKQNDFKTQSFVLKKTMPELYDLVLKYKPDLIWSDGDWEAPDSYWNSTSFLAWLYNDSPVKDTVVVNDRWGRGCSCRHGGFYNCADKFRPGTLPEHKWEMCSSLDSLSWGYRSNMSLPEVMDETSMIEELVQTVSLGGNYLLNVGPTKEGVIVPIFQERLLALGRWLGTNGEAIYESQPWRVQMENTTDTVWYTSKGPVVFAIFLLWPRDNVLHLSSPIASPGTQVTLLGFAGTLEWQLQPGAGMLITLPYMLPSPLPPQSGWVVKLEGVK